AATAAATTGCGTACATTTCCCCTCGAGATTCAAGACGACCCTCAGACGCGGAAAATCGAGCCAACCCATCTGTATCCAAACTGGACTAAACTGGTCACAACCTTTTTTTCTACCCTAAATTCTTCGCTCGATCGCTCTCAATCATACATAAATGCATACAACCACTCCCCGCGAACAAGTCGATCTCATTGTTTATAACCAACACCACGACCCCTTTCAAATCCTCGGTCCCCATCCGGTCGAGCAAAATGGGGACAGTCCCAATCAGTGGGTCGTTCGCGCCTATCTCCCCAAAGCATCTGCCGCTTGGGTCATCTGTCCGGACGAGCGCAAAGAGTATTCCATGCAATCCGTCCATCATCCCAACTTTTTTGAATGCGCGATCGCAACAGAAGAACTCGCTAACTACCAACTCCGCATCCAAGAAGGAGAACACGAGCGCGTCACCTACGACCCCTATGCCTTCCGCTCCCCCAAACTCACCGAGTTTGACCTCCACCTCTTCACCGAAGGCAACCATCACCGCATTTACGAAAAACTCGGCGCTCACCCCACTGAAATCGACGGTATCACAGGCGTTTACTTCGCAGTTTGGGCCCCTAGCGCTCGCAACGTTTCAGTTCTGGGCGACTTCAACCAGTGGGACGGACGACAGCATCAAATGCGCAAAAAGGGAAATGGAACCTGGGAACTCTTCATTCCCGAACTCGGTGTCGGCACTTCCTATAAATACGAAATTAAAAACCAAGAAGGTCACATCTACGAAAAATCCGACCCCTATGGTTTTCAGCAAGAAGTTCGCCCCAAAACCGCCTCTATCGTCGCTAACCTCGATAACTACCAATGGAATGACAGCGATTGGCTAGAAAAGCGCCGCCATACCGAACCTCTCACGCAACCCGTCTCGGTCTATGAAGTTCACATCGGTTCTTGGTTGCACGAATCTTACGACAACCCGCCCCGCCACCTCCACGGCGAAGGTCAATCGATAGCCGTTAACGAATATAAATACGGCGCGCGCTATCTAACCTACTACGAACTGGCTGAAAAATTAATCCCCTACGTCAAAGAACTGGGTTACACCCACATCGAACTCTTACCCATTGCCGAACATCCCTTCGATGGCTCTTGGGGGTATCAAGTTACGGGGTATTACGCGCCAACCTCGCGTTTTGGCACTCCAGAAGATTTCATGTATTTTGTAGACCAATGTCACAAAAACGATATTGGCGTAATTGTAGACTGGGTTCCCGGACATTTCCCCAAAGACGGACACGGTTTAGCATTTTTTGATGGAACTCACCTTTACGAACATGGCGATCCTCGCAAGGGCGAACATAAAGAGTGGGGAACGCTAGTTTTTAATTACTCTCGCAACGAAGTCCGCAACTTCTTAGTTGCCAATGCTCTTTTTTGGTTCGATAAATACCACATTGATGGCATTCGCGTGGATGCGGTTGCTTCCATGCTTTATCTCGATTACTGTCGAAATCCGGGCGAGTGGGTCACGAATGAATATGGCGGTCGGGAAAATCTAGAAGCAGCAGATTTCTTGCGTCAGGTGAACTCGGTTTTATTTAGTTATTTTCCCGGCGTAATTTCTGTTGCTGAAGAATCGACTTCTTGGCCGATGGTATCTTGGCCGACTTACGCAGGGGGATTAGGCTTCAATTTGAAGTGGAATATGGGCTGGATGCACGATATGTTGGATTATTTCCACATGG
The sequence above is a segment of the Oscillatoria sp. FACHB-1406 genome. Coding sequences within it:
- the glgB gene encoding 1,4-alpha-glucan branching enzyme translates to MHTTTPREQVDLIVYNQHHDPFQILGPHPVEQNGDSPNQWVVRAYLPKASAAWVICPDERKEYSMQSVHHPNFFECAIATEELANYQLRIQEGEHERVTYDPYAFRSPKLTEFDLHLFTEGNHHRIYEKLGAHPTEIDGITGVYFAVWAPSARNVSVLGDFNQWDGRQHQMRKKGNGTWELFIPELGVGTSYKYEIKNQEGHIYEKSDPYGFQQEVRPKTASIVANLDNYQWNDSDWLEKRRHTEPLTQPVSVYEVHIGSWLHESYDNPPRHLHGEGQSIAVNEYKYGARYLTYYELAEKLIPYVKELGYTHIELLPIAEHPFDGSWGYQVTGYYAPTSRFGTPEDFMYFVDQCHKNDIGVIVDWVPGHFPKDGHGLAFFDGTHLYEHGDPRKGEHKEWGTLVFNYSRNEVRNFLVANALFWFDKYHIDGIRVDAVASMLYLDYCRNPGEWVTNEYGGRENLEAADFLRQVNSVLFSYFPGVISVAEESTSWPMVSWPTYAGGLGFNLKWNMGWMHDMLDYFHMDPWFRQFHQNNITFSMWYNHSENYMLALSHDEVVHGKSSMIGKMPGDTWQKLANVRCLFSYMYAHPGKKTMFMSMELGQWGEWNVWSDLDWELLQYEPHQQLKQFFCALNLLYKTEPALYSRDFEQEGFEWIDCSDNRHSVVSFMRRAKESDEFIVVVCNFTPQPYSHYRIGVPEAGFYAEIFNSDAKPFGGSNMGNLGGKWTEEWSFHEHPYSLDLCLPPLGVLMFKWEPKEEVDA